The stretch of DNA GATAAAACCTCGCGCTGCCGGTGTGACAATGTCGCTCCACAACACTTCGTGGCGATTGTCCGCGGGGATATCCGGTGTATAGGGTCGCATCGCCCGCCACCAACCGTTGGAATAGCCCGCTTTGTGTTCGCAGATGCCGTGCACATAGACGACATGCGTTCTGCCCGTCTCAAGACGACGACCGGCAGGGGCGACGAAGGCGGGCTGCGTCGAGAACAGCCCCCAATTTGCCAAATCGCCAGCGCATTCCAACTGCGGATCTTGATCGCGAATTTGATAACTGGGAATCAATGCTGCCGCTGACCGATGCCAGTTCGTATAGGATTGCCCGGCCCCATGTGCCTCTAGCGATTGAAACAGAGCATAGGTCAGCGCCCCGTGATAGTCGCCATCGATAAAAGCATCGTTAGATAGCTGATTGTCCCGGCAACCGGTGATTAGGATTCCGCACTGTTCCTCGACACTGCGACCGAAATGCCGGACGTTCAAATTCCGATAGGAGGTCATTGTGACTGAGTCGGCCGAGAACCCGTCTTCGATTGTGATTCCTCCCACGGCTCGAAATCGGATGTCGGGCGGAGGGAGCAACCGTTTTTTTGTCGCAGGGATCTTTGGCCCAAACTCCTTCGTGCCGGTCCCGGAATGGCAGCAGTCCAGAATGATCGTCAGGTTCACGCCGTCGGGGACCATACGGATGATGTTTCCCAGGTCGTCGTCGAGCAGTGGATTGTCCCAGTCGTGGTCGAACGGGACTAGACATTCATCGACATGATCCAGCTCGTCGCCGTTGCGGTCGGGGACCTGCGTCCCGTGCCCGGAGTAATGAAAGACCAAGACGTCCCCCGCCCGCGCACCATCGACCAGCCACTCCAGACGTTTCAAAATTGCCGCTTTGGTCGCCCGCTGGTCCACCAGCAACCGCATGTCCGGGCCGGGGGTGAATCCAAAATGAGTGATCAGCATATTTCCCATCATCAGCGCATCGTTCACGCAGCCCTTGAGCGGCGCGGTGGGATATTGATTAATACCCACCAGCAGTGCACGTTTTCGAGGTCCGCGTTGTTGTGTCGTCATTGATCGAGTCATTTGAGCTACCTTTTCATTTAGGAGTGTCGTGAGATCGGTTGAAGTTTTTTCATCCCCATGGCTCTTTATTGACCGCGTTTCCCTTACTTGTCCGCTTCTTGCTGCACTGGCTCTCTCAGCGCTCGTAATTCACTCAGCAGCGGTTTCAATTTTCTATCAAGTTGTTTCGCCGTCACCCCTTTCTCTTGAATTGATTGAATCGCGGCCTTCAGTTCTTCAATCTGCTTCAACATCTTGGCCGTATCTTCGTTCGTCTTGGGGGAAGCAGCGGTCGTTGGTTTTCGCACTTCGCATTTGAATGACTTCAATTCTTTGTCGAAATGTTGCGCCGTCAGCTTGCCGGTGGCATTGGCTTGGATGGACTTTTCCATTTCGTTGAGCTTGTCTAACAGCTTGTCCGTATCACCGGTGGTGCCAAAATGGATGTAAGGTGCTATGACCGAGGCGATCAGCAAAATCAAAAGCACGATTGCAGCGATTCCCAACCACATATTGATTTTGAATAGCTTCTGCAGTTGTTGTTGGGGGTCCTGAGGATCGGTGGGCATCGGTAACCTCCGATTGGCATGTTTGAGAAATTGATAACCTTCGGTGAGTGATTTCTTGGCGAATGGATTTTGCACAGGGAGCATTTCCTGAAATGGGGCCTGATCTGACGAGCCGCAGTGCACAATCACGCTAGCAATCCCGAGTGCCAACAAGCTGGCACACCTGTTTTGGGATTGGCGAATTTTTCGAAATCCCCCGAAACCCCATAATTTCCTATTCGGAAGAGCGAATGGCTTGGTGAAACGCGGGGGAGAGACTGTTGGAAACTCCGGTCGCGGCAGTCGCGATTCACCAATATCCGGCGTTGTCATCCAGCCAGCCTGTCTTAGAATGTAAGACCTGTTGGCCGGATGGTTTTGACCCCATTCAGAGAGTGAGGAACTTGCGATGCTAGAAAGTCTCACCCAAAGCTTGGCCGACGCACTCAAACCATTACGGTGGCAATCCAGGTTTACACAGAAAGACATTGCCGATCGTCTCGAAGCTGTTCGGCTGGCATTGCTCAAGGAAGACGTCGCCGATGAGGTCGCCCGGATACTCACCGACCGCATTATTGATGCGACCATTTGCCGCCAAGTGCGCAAGTCGATGGATCCCTGGCAACAACTCCTCAGAGTGATTTATGAGGAGCTGTTCAAAATGATGGGACAGATCGGCATGCAGGGGGTAGACGCTCAGTCGCTCAACCTCCGTGCGGACGGCGAGCTCTCCATCCTGTTGTTGTGTGGCCAGCCGGGAAGTGGCACAACAACGACCTGTGGGAAACTGGCGCTCAAATTGAAGAACAACGGATACCGTCTGATGTTGGTGGCAGCTGACTTGCAGAACCCGGCCGGTGTCGAACGGATGAAGGCCATCGGCAGCCAACTGGACGTGCCGGTTTATTGTGAGGCTTCTAGAAACGACACGGTATTTGATGTTTGCTACAAGGCTCGAAGAGCGGCGCGTGTGGCTGGCAACGTCGATGTCTTGATACTGGATACTTCCGGCCGGCAACACATGGATAGCAAATGGATCTCAAATTTCACTAGAACAAAACGCCATATGCGTCCTCGGCAGGTGCTCTATGTCTGCGATGCGACGACAAGTCAAGCAGGAGTGGACACTGCGAAAATCATTCATGACTATCATAAGCTCGACGGCGTGATCCTCACCAAAATGGACGTCGATGCCCACGGTGGGGCGCTACTCAGCATGAAACATATGACCGGTATGCCGATCAAATTTTTAGGGGTCGGTGAGCAGTTGGACCAGTTCCAAGAGTTTGATCCTCACCGTATAGCAAAACGGATGTTGGGAATCGTAGAGAAGCCGTCGGCGGCAGGGGAGACAATGCGTGATGGGAAATTCACGCTCGATACCTTCCTCTCCACGATGAAGCAGATGAAAAAGCGAGGCCCGATGGAGGAGGTCATGAAGATGATTCCCGGTATGGGGGCTGCGGTCGAAGCGATCGGCGACATGAACCCCGACGACGACATGAAGCAGATCGAAGGAATCATTCAGTCGATGACGCCGCACGAACGGAGCAACCCGGACGTGATCGATATCAGTCGTCGTCGTCGGATTGCGAAAGGTTCTGGTGTTGACCCGGCGGACGTCAATAAACTGCTCAAAGACTTTGGCGGCATGCAGGGGATGATGTCCAAGATGGCCGGGATGTCGATTCGCGAGCGGATGTGGGAGGTCAAGGAGTTGGGGGAGTACAGACTGTTCAATCCGGATCCGCCAGACGAGATTGAGCCTGAGTTTGATGACGATGTTGAAAACGAAAAGGACGATGAGTGAGCGAATCCCCCGTTGTCAGTTGCCATAATTCACCAATATCCGGCGTTGTCATCCAGCCAGCGCCTTCCTAGAATGGACGACTTGGTCATTCGCCTGGATTCGTTGCGGCGGCAGCGGTACGGGTGTTCACCTCTTGCTGGTCGCCCGGGCTGGTTCATGTCTGATTTCGCTGCCCCCGAGCCTTACCCTGTGGGGAAGCGGCGATCGTTTTTTGCCTATAGGGAAATGTGGGATTTGCGATGTTTGAGAGTATCACTCAGGGTTTGACCGGCGCTCTGGATGCGTTGCGCGGCCAAACGAAACTCACCGAGAAAAACATCGCGGATAGTCTCGGGCAAGTTCGGCAAGCTTTGCTCGAAGCGGATGTTGCCTACGACGTCGCCAAAAGTTTCACCGACCGCGTTACGGAAAATGCGATCGGTCGAAAAGTGCTCAACTCGATCAATCCCGGGCAACAGCTGGTCGGCGTGGTCTATGAAGAGTTGATCCACCTGATGGGGCCGGTTGATCATTCTTTGCATCTGGCGGGCAAAGACGAAGTCACGGTCATCATGCTCTGCGGCTTGCAGGGGAGCGGTAAGACGACCACCTGCGGTAAGTTGTCCCGCATTTTGATGAACAGCGGCCGTCGCCCGATGATGGTGGCGGCCGACTTGCAGCGTCCGGCGGCGATTGAACAGCTCAAAACCCTGGGCGGCCAACTTGATGTGCCGGTGCACTTTGAGGATCCGCAAGGCAACTCGGCGGTCAACGTCTGTCGTAACGGGCTGAAAGCGGCCAAGGCGGCGGGGAATATCGACACGTTGATCCTGGATACCGCCGGCCGGTTGCATATCGACGACGACTTGATGAAAGAGCTGGAGCAGATCGATAACCGGCTGCATCCCAAGCAAGTGCTGTTTGTCTGCGATGCGATGACTGGACAGGACGCGGTCAATTCCGCCAAGGCCTTTAACGAGGCGTTAGAACTGGACGGTGTGATTCTCACCAAGCTCGACGGCGACGCACGCGGTGGAGCGGCTTTGAGCGTCAAGCATGTGACCGGGGTTCCCATTAAGTATGTCGGGGTTGGCGAGCAACTCGATAAACTGCAGGAATTTCATCCCGACCGCATGGCAGAGCGGATTCTGGGGATGGGGGACATGCGGTCGCTGGTCGAAGAGGCTCAGGCCAAATTTGATCAGGAGGAGATGGAGGCGGCCGAGGAGAAGATGCGTGAGGGGAAATTCACGCTCGATACCTTCCTCTCCACGATGAAGCAGATGAAAAAGCTGGGCCCGATGGGGGAAGTCATGAAAATGATTCCCGGCATGGGGGGCGCAGTCGAAGCGATGGGCGACATGAATCCCGACGACGATATGAAGCAGATCGAAGGGATCATTCAGTCGATGACGCCGCACGAACGGAGCAACCCGGACGTGATCGACATCAGCCGTCGACGGCGGATTGCGAAAGGCTCTGGTGTTGACCCGGCGGACGTCAATAAACTGCTCAAAGACTTTGGCGGCATGCAGGGGATGATGTCCAAGATGGCCGGGATGTCGATTCGCGAGCGGATGCGGGCGGTCAAAGAGCTGGGTGAGGGGGGCCTGATGAATCCCGGAGCTCAGATTCACCAGACCAAGCAGCGCAGCAAACGGGGACCGCAGGACAAACGCAAAATCCAGCAATTGAAGAAGAAGCAGCGCAAAAACGCCAAACAGCAGAAAAAAAGGAATCGCAAGCGGTAAATTGGGCGAGAACCGGATCTGTGCGTTGGCGAGAAGTGGACTGAAAAGGGTCTGAGGCGGCGCATTTGACGAAAATTGCGGTTCTCGGCCCCTGATGGGTTGCTGTTTCGCGCGGAATTCGTTGAAATTAGCGTTTCCCCGTGGAGACGGTCCGTAAGAACAGATATCAACGCGCCCCCGTTAAGATTTCGCGTTGCGAATGACGACAGCGGTGGCTCCATATAACATACGTTTCAGCAGAAATATCAGAGTCTAAGGAGAAGTGCGTGGCAGTTCGTATTCGGATGAAGCGATTGGGACGGCGACACCGCCCGTTTTATCGCATCTGTGTGATCGACCAACGGAAACAGCGTAACGGTAAGTCCATCGAGGACATCGGGACCTACGATCCCATGATTCGCGACAAGTCGCAGCGGGTTTCGCTGAACATGGAGCGGGTCGACTACTGGGTGTCGGTCGGTGCACAACCCTCGGAAAACGTGCAGGCCTTGATTAAGAAGGTCAAATTGAACAAATTCGGAGCTGTGAAGACTCCGCCGCCATTGACGGCTCCCAAGCCGCTGCCCGAACCGGAACCGGAAGTCGCCGCTGAAGCGGAATCGACTGAAGCAGCTGCCGAAGGTGCTGAGGAAGCTCCGGCAGAAGCAGCAGCCGAAGAAACAGCCGCCGAGTAAATCGCGCGGGGGTGGCTGCCGTGGAATTCAAGCAGTGGTATTCGAACAGTTGAACATCGAACAGTGATTACCTGATATGCGGTTCGATATTCTGACGTTGTTTCCCGGTCTGTTTGAGAGCTATTTGCAGCAGAGTCTGCTGAAAAAGGCGATCGACGCGGGGTTGGTGGACATCCAGCGGTGGAACATCCGAGATTGGGCAACGGGTGTTCACAAGTCGGTGGATGACAAGCCGTACGGCGGCGGACCGGGGATGTTGATTACCTGCGAGCCGACGTTTGATTGCGTCGAAGCGGTGCAAAAAGCAGCTCCCCAACCGGGGCGGCTGATCATGCTCAGTCCGCAAGGACGGCAGTTGGATCAACAATTGGTATCAGAGTTAGCGGAAGAAGAACGGTTGCTGTTGTTGTGCGGCCGGTATGAAGGATTTGACGACAGGATTCGGGAAGGTTTGCAGCCGTTGGAAGTCTCAGCGGGAGATTTCATCTGTAACGGCGGCGAAGTCCCGGCCATGTTGGTGATCGACGCGGTGATTCGTCTGGTCCCCGATGTGCTCGGTGACGAGACCAGCAGCAAATACGATTCGTTTTCCGATTCGGCCCGTCTGGAGTATCCGCAATACACCAGGCCGCGCGAGTTTCGGGGGATGAAAGTTCCCGATGTGTTGTTGAGCGGCAATCACCAAGAGATCGCCCGTTGGCGCGAACAAGAGAGTCTCAAACGGACTCAAGAACGTCGCAGTGATTTGTTGGACTGAGCTGCGAACTAACGAAACGGCAAACTAACTAAATAGACCGTGGACCTGTGGCCAAAACAGACTGGTCTGCGGCATTCGATAAGCGAAACGTTAAAACTAAGGGATCGAGTCATGGATCAATTGCTCAAAGCCGTTGAAGAATCTAGCTTGCGTGAAGAACCGCTGGAATTTGAAATCGGCGACACCGTGGACGTGCATACGCGGATCCTCGAAGGGGATAAGGAGCGGATTCAAATTTTCAACGGTGTGGTGATCGCCCGTCGTGGTGGCGGGACGCGGGAAACCTTTACGGTTCGCCGCATTGTCGCTGGTGAAGGGGTCGAACGGACCTTCCCAGTGCATTCGCCGAAAATCGCCAAGTTGGACGTCCTGCGTCACGGACGCACCCGCCGCGCCAAGCTGTACTACCTCCGCGACCGTGTGGGTAAGGCGACGCGTTTGGCCGAACGTCGTCCCAAGAAAAAGCAATAAATCGTTGTTGCAGTTGGGCGTCACTGGCGGCTTGTCCGCCAGTATCGAAGATCGAACGCGCATTCACTGCTGGACAAGCCAGCAGTGGCACCCGAGCCGGTGAACCGCCGCGTAATCACGTAAACTGTTAGAACCCTCGAGCACGCTGGGGGATCGGTATGCGAGGCTGGTGGGCCAGAGCATTCGGAAATCGAGGCGAGCGGCGCGCCGCCCGATATCTACGCGGCCTGGGCTATACGATCATCGCCCGGCAACACACCAATCGCTACGGCGAAGTCGACCTCATTGCTCGTGACGGAGACTGTCTGGTTTTCGTCGAAGTGAAGACCCGCAAGAGCACCGCCGCCGGCCATCCCGCCGAAGCGGTCGATCGCACCAAGCAAGGCCAGTTGACGCGCGTCGCCTTGGCGTATCTCAAACAGCACGGCTTGTTAAATGCTCGCTCGCGGTTTGACGTGATCGCCATCATCTGGCCCGAAGCAGGCCGCACCCCGGAGTTGCAGCACTTCCAAAATGCGTTTCCACCGGTGGGGACGGGGCAGATGTTTTCTTAAGCTCTGGCGCTAGTTTGATTTTGAACCGGAGTGCAGAGGAGATAGATCCCCCGTGCCCAAAAAAAGCAGAGCAGCAGGAAGCCGCTCCAGAGAAAGAGCGGCGTACCAAACAGCAGGGGGGCAATGCCGAACCGCGAACCGATGGCGGTAACTATGTTTAAAACAAAGATCACGTTTAGAATTACTTTTGCTGGCCCGGACGTAGGTACAGACCATAGCTTCCGCTGCATTGCCAGCATGAAGAAAAAGAACGGTACGCTGATCAACCAGGCTGCTGCAAAGAAGTGAGCCATTTCTCCAGTTCCTGTTGCATGAAAATCGTTGTCTTGCCGAACGCCGCTGGCTTGATTCTCGCTGTTTTGGAGGAGATTGGCAAGTAGATTTTAGACCAGCGTTGGAAGAGTCTCTGGGGTGTGCCGTTAGTCAGAAGACGCTGCAATTCGGCGTTCGTGGAATGTGGTGACGGCTTTATTGCATGAAGGGCGTGAATTGCGGCTTCTTGCCGGCTGCGCCGGCCCCGATTGTGGGGCAATCGCGGCTACCCGGGAAATTTAATTCATTCGCCGGCGCAGAAACGGTAGTAGATCTCGGCGGCTTGCCGCAGTTCCTCAATGTCGATCCACTCCGACTCGGTGTGGGCTTGGTTGATCGAACCGGGGCCGCAGACGATGGAGGGGACGCCGGAGGCGGCGATGCGTGAGGCGTTTGTGCCGTAGGCGACGCCGACTTTTTTGTGCGGGCCGGCGACTGCTGCGACAGACTCCAGCATGCGGTCGGCCAATTTGCTATTGTGCTCATCCGACAGCGAGATACCAGTGATCCAAGGAGGCAGCATTTCGAAGTCGACGTCGATATTTTTGCGGAGAAACGCCTCCGTTTCGGCAATCACCGCGAAACCGTCCTCACCGGGAATCACGCGGCGGTCGATTTCGATTTCGCAACGATCCGGGACGGTGTTCACACTCAGTCCTCCCTCGATACGGCCCACGCTAATGGTCGCCGGTCCGCAGAGGGGGTGTGCCGGAATGGTCTCCTTGAGATGTGCGACAAATTTTTGCAAGCCGGACAGGACTTGGCTCATTTTGTAGATAGCGTTCACGCCATCGTCAGGACGCGAGCTATGACAGGCGCGTCCGGTCGTTCGCAATTTCCAACGGGTCGCCCCGCGATGGGCCACAACCACGTCTAGGTCAGTTGGTTCGGCAACCACAGCGACGTCGGGAGCTATCTTCAGAGAGGCAATTCCCCGCCCTGGTTCGGACCACAGTTTGACGAGATCTTTGACGCCGAGTGCTTCGGCTTCTTCTTCGCAGGAACAGGACATCACGACATTCGCAGCCCCTGCCGGACGCTGGGTGACCAATCGTGCGAAAGCAGCAAGCATAGCGGCCATGCCCCCTTTGACATCGCAGGCGCCGCGGCCAAAGAGTTTGCCCTCTTGAATGGCCGGTTCAAAGGGCGGAATGGTCATGCCATCGACCGGCACGGTGTCTTGATGGGCATCCAATAAAATCGTGGGGCGATCGGGGCCGGCATCATAGCGGGCCAACACGTTAAATCGTCCCGGCAGGACCTCGACTTTTTCGGTCGCCACGCCGAGTGTGGCAAACCAATCTTCCAAGAAAGCCGTCATGCGGGCTTCGCCAAACTCAGGCCCGGAAACGTCGCGGCCCATGGGATTGACGCTGGGGATTGCTATGAGCGTTTCTAGTAACTCAACGGGGTCGTGCACGGGAAAGCTCCACGCGTTTGGGCTTGAGGCTTGAGGGGACAGGCGTGAGGGTTGGCCGATTCAGGCTGAAGGGAAGGGGGCGAATCCATAACACATTGCGGTTCGCTGTTTTCTGGCCACTGGCCACTCGCCTCCGGCCACTCTTTCAATAGTGTGGAGGCCGTTCCTGAACAGGATCGCGTTTTTCAGGTTCTTCGCCTAATTTGTCAACTTTCGATCCGAGGCGGTCCAGGCTTTTGGTGAGCGCATCGATTTCGCGCTGTTGCTCCAGCACGACCGAATTGACCTTTTGAAAGTCCGCCTGCATGTGCATCACCAGGATTTCTAATTCGGTGACGCGGTTGGCAAGAGTTGGGTCTGCAGCAGGTGTGGGGTCCGACATGGTCGCTTAGGCTCAGGTAGGTGCAATACGAAACAATCCGTACCCTATTCATAACGGTTTTGTCGGCGAAATTCATCCGTCATTCCGCAAATCGCAAGGTGGCGGACACCGCGCGATGATCGGACAGGTCCCCCGCGAGCACTTCATAGGCGACGAAAGTCGCATTGGAGGGGATCAATATCCAGTCGATGACTTGTGTGGGATTGGTCGAGGAATAGGTCATATCGCTCGGGGTGGGGGCCGCGCGAGGTCGCCATTGAAACAGCCCAGACTCTTGGAGAATCGCCATCGCGTTTTCGCCGTCGGCGGTAGTTCTAGCGTCCGGAAAACCGGGTGGTGTGGAATTCAAATCACCGGCGACGATTAACGGGACTTCCGATGACTTTGCGACGTCGACAATCGCTTTCGCTCCCCGGACACGATTGACTTCGCGGCGATGCTCCAGGTGAACTGCCAGGACCCGCACGCGCTGTTGATCGGGGAGTTGCAGCGTGGCGACGACACCCCGTTTGCGACCGACGAGCCAGTCTTCCCAGTCGGCATGCGGCGGCAGGTCGACGACCTGGGCGTCGATGATCGGATACTTGCTTAAGATCGCGTTGCCGAATTTCCAACTGCCGTACAGAAAACGGAAATCGAGATTACGCTGTTCGACGCGATAAGCAAACCCGGCCTCGGCGGCGATGGCGGCGGCTTGGTTTTGGTGTCCACTCCAAGTGGAGTCGAAGTCGACTTCGTTGAGCACCACGACATCGGCGTCGGTCCCAGCTAGGAATTGGGCGATCTGCTCAATGCGATTCCTTTTGGCCGTGTTGGTCCCTTGCCAGTTGTCATCAATCGCGCCGCGACCGTGGGCGATGTTGTATGTGACGATGCGAAGCAACCCAGGCAGGGTATCAGTCGCTGCGGCGCGTTCGCTCTCCCCATAAACACGGACACGGCGACCGGGGCTGCGGATGCGGCTGACGATGTACGGTCCGACTACCAACAATGCGATGCAGCCGACAACGACGAAGAGTCGTCGTCGTGTTCGCAACGGCCGCTGATTCTCAGCAGGTGGCGTATCGGACATGCGACTGGTGGCATCGGAGAAGCGGGGCGATTATCCCGCGCAGTTGGAGTCGTTCTGCCCGTTGCGAATCTCCTTGAGCTGTGTCGGGAACAGACGATACAGGTACCAGAACGAGATGACGACTGCAATCAGCATTGCCAGCAAGGGCTTGGACATATGGAATAAGAAATTCCCGGTCCACAGTCCGAGCATCAACGTTCCCAGGAAGAGGGTGACGCGGACCCAGTCGTCGACCCATTCGTAGCGATCGGCGAGGGTGATCTCATATCCGCAATAGGGGCAAGATTTTGTCGAAAACTGGACCATCCCACCACACCCGGGACAGCCATGCGAACGCGAGACGGACGATTTTGCCATGAATTGGTACCTCCAAAAAAAGCATAGCTTGGGGTTGGAGGGGGGGCAAATTATTTGGGGCACGTGAGGGTGAGGGAACTCAAAAGAACTCGTGAATATCGCGTGCTCCATGCAATACACGCACGATTTCAACGGCGTAGCGACCCGCCGATAGCGGTCGATAATAAATCACGAAATTCCCGACAGGAAAACTGCGCAGTCCTGACAACAATTCCTCACGCGACTCACCAATGAGTGGCTGCCGCACCAACATTTGAAATCGCGTGTCAAATTTGTGGATGACATTTGATGCGGCTGTAGGATTGTCGGCGGCAATAAAATCCCAGATTTGGTCCAGGTCGGACTGTGCCAGTGGCGAAAGGCGATATCACCGGCTCATGGCACGTTTTTCTTGGCGGCAAGACGTTCCAAACCTCGGCGTTGGATGTCATCGAAGAACTTGCGATGCTCGGCTGCGTCGTTGATTGAAATGGCTTGACCATGATCTAGTTGGTCAAGTCCAGCTTGGATGTCATTCCGGAGGAGGTCAAGTTTCTCTTCGCGTTCCTTCAGTAGTCGCAGTCCTTCTGAAATTGCCTCATCTCGCGAGCGGAACTTGCCGCTGGCGACTTCGCGTTCGACAAACGCTTCCAATTCGGGGGGGATTATTGTTGCCATCGTCATCACGCTCATTTTGGGCTTCGTAAACAGGTGTCTTGACCGCACACCGGTATCTACTCCATCGTAAGGCTCACTCGCCGTCGGAGCAACAGAAATTAAAGTCAGCTTGTGGCTGTTCCAGGAGTCTGTAAGAATCTCTCCAAACGCGACAAGTCGGTTCATTAACGCTGCACTAAACGTATCCCCCGCCTACGATATAACACTTTGAGATCCTCACGTGACCATTGTTCGCGACCGTCGTCGATGCCGGGGTCGCCCATGTCGACGTTTCCATTGTCGGCGAATCGATAAAACAGTGCCGCATGCATTTCGCCCGGCGTCCAGCCATACTCTTCGGTGTAAACCGGATCGACGGTTGCGCCACGCGGGATGCCAACTGTGAGAATTACGGGACCGGGCTCGCGATCGCGCAAAGCACTTTCGCCGCCAGCGAAGACTTCGACATCCCAATCGGTGCCGGCGGTTTTGAGTTTGAGGCCGCGATACAATCCCTGCCACAGTGTGCCGTTGCGCGTCAGGCACAGTTCGGCCATCTCTTGTTCGTTGGCTTCGATGCCGACTGCTTTGAGGATTGTCGCTGCGCAGGCCGCGCTGCAAGAAATCTTCGAGGTCTGCATGCAGACGCCGTTGCGCCACATGTCATGGCAGGTGGGGGGCGAGCCCCAAATGGGTTGAACAACGGCGAAGAGGCCCACTCCTAATAGAAGGGTTGTATAAA from Symmachiella dynata encodes:
- a CDS encoding type II toxin-antitoxin system ParD family antitoxin, whose product is MATIIPPELEAFVEREVASGKFRSRDEAISEGLRLLKEREEKLDLLRNDIQAGLDQLDHGQAISINDAAEHRKFFDDIQRRGLERLAAKKNVP
- a CDS encoding endonuclease/exonuclease/phosphatase family protein; protein product: MSDTPPAENQRPLRTRRRLFVVVGCIALLVVGPYIVSRIRSPGRRVRVYGESERAAATDTLPGLLRIVTYNIAHGRGAIDDNWQGTNTAKRNRIEQIAQFLAGTDADVVVLNEVDFDSTWSGHQNQAAAIAAEAGFAYRVEQRNLDFRFLYGSWKFGNAILSKYPIIDAQVVDLPPHADWEDWLVGRKRGVVATLQLPDQQRVRVLAVHLEHRREVNRVRGAKAIVDVAKSSEVPLIVAGDLNSTPPGFPDARTTADGENAMAILQESGLFQWRPRAAPTPSDMTYSSTNPTQVIDWILIPSNATFVAYEVLAGDLSDHRAVSATLRFAE